A genome region from Trachemys scripta elegans isolate TJP31775 chromosome 2, CAS_Tse_1.0, whole genome shotgun sequence includes the following:
- the LOC117873411 gene encoding carboxypeptidase N subunit 2-like isoform X1, whose translation MRAACGTSLAARASSGCRDSAATSWEPRVPLQAVIMISVLFPLLFGYVLPDCPQKCLCTPSLMDCRRANLYEVPHDIAQKTETLILNDNHLTLISPGVFQHLLNLTFLGLANNKLSLQNDSFDNIGKSVLSLDLSGNNFTDLPSNLFRNTKKLVWLNLAENRLGLLDSTIFSSLEKLTYLDLSNNRLKMLAPMFVGLSQLDTLMLAGNHLSTIPQGVFDPIPNLKILVLSHNEISHLPEGLFDNLKSLNDLLLDYNNFTEISHAIFTTLHNLEHFSISKNRIQNIPPLLFAGRFTLRKLDLSSNLLSELPSDFPSGLEQLEVLNLSANCIGNVPKNLFINNTKLEFLHLDKTCLQTPPIFSGLQNLIELTVCCNGIKILPKTFTDNMANLELLDLSLNNIREIEDDAFKMNHNITKVILTGNPICTTEQFMHYSFKGLDCSSKN comes from the exons ATGAGGGCAGCGTGTGGCACCTCCCTGGCTGCCCGTGCGTCTAGCGGTTGCAGGGACTCGgcggccacttcctgggagccgcg tgttcccCTGCAGGCTGTAATAATGATCTCTGTGCTATTTCCGCTGCTCTTTGGATATGTCCTGCCAGACTGCCCCCAGAAGTGTTTATGTACCCCTTCTCTAATGGATTGCCGCCGTGCCAATTTATATGAAGTTCCACATGATATCGCTCAGAAAACAGAAACATTGATCTTGAACGACAACCATTTAACCCTCATTTCTCCAGGAGTGTTTCAGCACCTTCTCAATCTCACATTCCTTGGTTTAGCCAACAACAAGCTGTCACTTCAGAATGACTCGTTTGACAATATCGGCAAGAGCGTCCTCTCTCTGGatctctctgggaacaatttcaCAGACTTGCCATCAAACTTGTTCAGGAACACAAAGAAACTGGTTTGGTTAAACTTAGCTGAAAACAGATTGGGTCTTCTGGACAGTACAATTTTCAGCTCCTTAGAAAAACTCACCTATCTCGACCTCTCTAATAACAGGCTGAAGATGCTTGCACCCATGTTTGTGGGGCTTTCCCAGCTTGATACCTTAATGCTGGCCGGTAACCATCTCTCCACCATACCACAAGGAGTTTTTGATCCCATTCCTAACCTTAAGATCCTTGTTTTGTCCCACAATGAAATAAGCCATTTGCCTGAGGGTTTGTTTGACAACCTGAAGAGTCTTAATGACTTGCTGCTAGATTATAATAATTTTACTGAGATATCACATGCTATATTCACAACCCTCCACAATCTAGAACATTTTTCAATTTCTAAAAACAGAATTCAAAATATTCCACCTCTCTTGTTTGCTGGCAGGTTTACCTTAAGGAAACTTGACTTGTCTAGTAATTTACTCTCAGAGCTGCCTTCAGACTTCCCTTCAGGGTTGGAGCAGCTGGAAGTTCTTAATTTATCTGCAAATTGTATTGGTAATGTTCCCAAAAATCTATTCATAAATAATACTAAGCTAGAGTTTCTGCATTTGGACAAAACTTGTCTCCAGACTCCACCCATTTTTTCAGGCCTTCAAAATCTGATTGAATTAACTGTATGCTGTAATGGCATAAAAATCTTACCAAAAACATTCACTGACAATATGGCTAATTTGGAACTATTGGATCTCTCCCTGAACAATATAAGAGAAATAGAGGATGATGCATTTAAGATGAATCATAATATCACAAAAGTAATTTTGACTGGGAATCCAATTTGCACAACTGAACAATTTATGCATTACTCTTTTAAAGGACTAGACTGTAGCAGTAAAAATTAA
- the LOC117873411 gene encoding carboxypeptidase N subunit 2-like isoform X2 produces MISVLFPLLFGYVLPDCPQKCLCTPSLMDCRRANLYEVPHDIAQKTETLILNDNHLTLISPGVFQHLLNLTFLGLANNKLSLQNDSFDNIGKSVLSLDLSGNNFTDLPSNLFRNTKKLVWLNLAENRLGLLDSTIFSSLEKLTYLDLSNNRLKMLAPMFVGLSQLDTLMLAGNHLSTIPQGVFDPIPNLKILVLSHNEISHLPEGLFDNLKSLNDLLLDYNNFTEISHAIFTTLHNLEHFSISKNRIQNIPPLLFAGRFTLRKLDLSSNLLSELPSDFPSGLEQLEVLNLSANCIGNVPKNLFINNTKLEFLHLDKTCLQTPPIFSGLQNLIELTVCCNGIKILPKTFTDNMANLELLDLSLNNIREIEDDAFKMNHNITKVILTGNPICTTEQFMHYSFKGLDCSSKN; encoded by the coding sequence ATGATCTCTGTGCTATTTCCGCTGCTCTTTGGATATGTCCTGCCAGACTGCCCCCAGAAGTGTTTATGTACCCCTTCTCTAATGGATTGCCGCCGTGCCAATTTATATGAAGTTCCACATGATATCGCTCAGAAAACAGAAACATTGATCTTGAACGACAACCATTTAACCCTCATTTCTCCAGGAGTGTTTCAGCACCTTCTCAATCTCACATTCCTTGGTTTAGCCAACAACAAGCTGTCACTTCAGAATGACTCGTTTGACAATATCGGCAAGAGCGTCCTCTCTCTGGatctctctgggaacaatttcaCAGACTTGCCATCAAACTTGTTCAGGAACACAAAGAAACTGGTTTGGTTAAACTTAGCTGAAAACAGATTGGGTCTTCTGGACAGTACAATTTTCAGCTCCTTAGAAAAACTCACCTATCTCGACCTCTCTAATAACAGGCTGAAGATGCTTGCACCCATGTTTGTGGGGCTTTCCCAGCTTGATACCTTAATGCTGGCCGGTAACCATCTCTCCACCATACCACAAGGAGTTTTTGATCCCATTCCTAACCTTAAGATCCTTGTTTTGTCCCACAATGAAATAAGCCATTTGCCTGAGGGTTTGTTTGACAACCTGAAGAGTCTTAATGACTTGCTGCTAGATTATAATAATTTTACTGAGATATCACATGCTATATTCACAACCCTCCACAATCTAGAACATTTTTCAATTTCTAAAAACAGAATTCAAAATATTCCACCTCTCTTGTTTGCTGGCAGGTTTACCTTAAGGAAACTTGACTTGTCTAGTAATTTACTCTCAGAGCTGCCTTCAGACTTCCCTTCAGGGTTGGAGCAGCTGGAAGTTCTTAATTTATCTGCAAATTGTATTGGTAATGTTCCCAAAAATCTATTCATAAATAATACTAAGCTAGAGTTTCTGCATTTGGACAAAACTTGTCTCCAGACTCCACCCATTTTTTCAGGCCTTCAAAATCTGATTGAATTAACTGTATGCTGTAATGGCATAAAAATCTTACCAAAAACATTCACTGACAATATGGCTAATTTGGAACTATTGGATCTCTCCCTGAACAATATAAGAGAAATAGAGGATGATGCATTTAAGATGAATCATAATATCACAAAAGTAATTTTGACTGGGAATCCAATTTGCACAACTGAACAATTTATGCATTACTCTTTTAAAGGACTAGACTGTAGCAGTAAAAATTAA